Genomic window (Erythrolamprus reginae isolate rEryReg1 chromosome 3, rEryReg1.hap1, whole genome shotgun sequence):
AATTAAACACACAAGAATCAGATTATGGAATGGCACTATTTTTTTTAtcccagtatatatatatgtgtgtgtgtgtgtgtgtgtgtgtgtgtgtgttatagtcTATTCAATTACACAAACCATTTACAAATTTATAAACCAGAGAATTCTGTATTAATATTTTgatcattttccttttttaaaaacttgtaaGCTAGACTTCTCAAATCTTCATGATAAAGTCACTACTACAACCAGCAACCATAAAAACTTAACAGTTTTTATTGATACATGTAACAATCATTTAAGCATCAGCAATAGTAACTTCAACTTCCACCCCTGGCTCAATGCTGATAGATGTTATCTGCTTGACAATCTCTGAAGGGCTGTGTAAATCAATGAGGCGCTTATGTATACGCATTTGGAAACGATCCCAAGTTTTGGAACCTTCACCACATGGTGTTTTTCTCGTAGTGATTCGCAGAGTCTAAAATATAAGCAAAAAGATATATTCAATAACCAAattatttctaattctatttaatcatttaatatataaaaacaaaataaactttCCGCAAATTAGATACCTTAGTAGGCATGCGAACAGGCCCCTTCACtttcagatttttttctttaGCACCTCTGATGAGATCAGCACAAActgtaaaaaaaaccaaccaacacAAGTATTTTAACTAAACGTTAACATATAGAGCACTTTAAT
Coding sequences:
- the RPS20 gene encoding small ribosomal subunit protein uS10, with protein sequence MAFKDTGKAPVEQEVAIHRIRITLTSRNVKSLEKVCADLIRGAKEKNLKVKGPVRMPTKTLRITTRKTPCGEGSKTWDRFQMRIHKRLIDLHSPSEIVKQITSISIEPGVEVEVTIADA